One window from the genome of Cuculus canorus isolate bCucCan1 chromosome 12, bCucCan1.pri, whole genome shotgun sequence encodes:
- the NR2F2 gene encoding COUP transcription factor 2 isoform X3 translates to MQAIWDLEQGKYGFAVQRGRMPPTQPTHGQFALTNGDPLNCHSYLSGYISLLLRAEPYPTSRFGSQCMQPNNIMGIENICELAARMLFSAVEWARNIPFFPDLQITDQVALLRLTWSELFVLNAAQCSMPLHVAPLLAAAGLHASPMSADRVVAFMDHIRIFQEQVEKLKALHVDSAEYSCLKAIVLFTSDACGLSDVAHVESLQEKSQCALEEYVRSQYPNQPTRFGKLLLRLPSLRTVSSSVIEQLFFVRLVGKTPIETLIRDMLLSGSSFNWPYMSIQ, encoded by the exons atgcaaGCGATTTGGGACCTTGAACAAGGCAAATATGGTTTTG CGGTccagaggggcagaatgccACCCACACAGCCAACTCATGGTCAGTTCGCCTTGACAAACGGGGACCCTCTCAACTGCCATTCCTACCTATCCGGATATATCTCCCTTCTTCTGAGAGCAGAGCCCTACCCCACCTCCCGCTTTGGCAGTCAGTGCATGCAACCCAACAACATCATGGGCATCGAGAACATTTGTGAACTGGCAGCTAGGATGCTCTTCAGTGCGGTGGAGTGGGCCAGGAATATCCCCTTCTTCCCAGACCTCCAGATCACAGACCAGGTGGCCCTCCTGAGGCTGACCTGGAGCGAGTTATTTGTCCTCAACGCTGCCCAGTGCTCCATGCCCCTCCACGTAGCTCCGCTCCTGGCAGCTGCCGGCCTCCACGCTTCGCCAATGTCTGCTGACCGAGTGGTCGCCTTTATGGACCACATACGAATCTTCCAAGAGCAAgtagaaaaactgaaagcattGCATGTCGACTCTGCAGAATATAGCTGTTTAAAGGCCATAGTCCTCTTCACCTCAG ATGCCTGTGGTCTCTCTGATGTAGCCCATGTTGAAAGTTTACAGGAGAAGTCACAGTGTGCTTTGGAAGAGTATGTTAGGAGCCAGTATCCCAACCAGCCAACACGATTCGGGAAGCTATTACTACGTCTCCCCTCCCTTCGCACTGTCTCCTCTTCTGTCATAGAGCAATTGTTTTTCGTCCGTTTGGTAGGTAAAACCCCTATAGAAACCCTAATCAGGGATATGTTACTGTCTGGCAGCAGTTTTAACTGGCCTTATATGTCCATTCAATAA
- the NR2F2 gene encoding COUP transcription factor 2 isoform X2 translates to MWLLQAGLPKTTARPSALRAEKSLLSSVQRGRMPPTQPTHGQFALTNGDPLNCHSYLSGYISLLLRAEPYPTSRFGSQCMQPNNIMGIENICELAARMLFSAVEWARNIPFFPDLQITDQVALLRLTWSELFVLNAAQCSMPLHVAPLLAAAGLHASPMSADRVVAFMDHIRIFQEQVEKLKALHVDSAEYSCLKAIVLFTSDACGLSDVAHVESLQEKSQCALEEYVRSQYPNQPTRFGKLLLRLPSLRTVSSSVIEQLFFVRLVGKTPIETLIRDMLLSGSSFNWPYMSIQ, encoded by the exons ATGTGGCTGCTGCAAGCTGGACTTCCAAAAACTACGGCGAGACCGTCCGCTCTCCGCGCCGAGAAAAGTCTCCTCAGCT CGGTccagaggggcagaatgccACCCACACAGCCAACTCATGGTCAGTTCGCCTTGACAAACGGGGACCCTCTCAACTGCCATTCCTACCTATCCGGATATATCTCCCTTCTTCTGAGAGCAGAGCCCTACCCCACCTCCCGCTTTGGCAGTCAGTGCATGCAACCCAACAACATCATGGGCATCGAGAACATTTGTGAACTGGCAGCTAGGATGCTCTTCAGTGCGGTGGAGTGGGCCAGGAATATCCCCTTCTTCCCAGACCTCCAGATCACAGACCAGGTGGCCCTCCTGAGGCTGACCTGGAGCGAGTTATTTGTCCTCAACGCTGCCCAGTGCTCCATGCCCCTCCACGTAGCTCCGCTCCTGGCAGCTGCCGGCCTCCACGCTTCGCCAATGTCTGCTGACCGAGTGGTCGCCTTTATGGACCACATACGAATCTTCCAAGAGCAAgtagaaaaactgaaagcattGCATGTCGACTCTGCAGAATATAGCTGTTTAAAGGCCATAGTCCTCTTCACCTCAG ATGCCTGTGGTCTCTCTGATGTAGCCCATGTTGAAAGTTTACAGGAGAAGTCACAGTGTGCTTTGGAAGAGTATGTTAGGAGCCAGTATCCCAACCAGCCAACACGATTCGGGAAGCTATTACTACGTCTCCCCTCCCTTCGCACTGTCTCCTCTTCTGTCATAGAGCAATTGTTTTTCGTCCGTTTGGTAGGTAAAACCCCTATAGAAACCCTAATCAGGGATATGTTACTGTCTGGCAGCAGTTTTAACTGGCCTTATATGTCCATTCAATAA
- the NR2F2 gene encoding COUP transcription factor 2 isoform X1 encodes MAMVVGAWRDPQDDVPGAQGTQPSQAPPVQGPPAGTPHTPQTPGPGGPPSTPAQTNPPSQQNQGDKQQQQQHIECVVCGDKSSGKHYGQFTCEGCKSFFKRSVRRNLSYTCRANRNCPIDQHHRNQCQYCRLKKCLKVGMRREAVQRGRMPPTQPTHGQFALTNGDPLNCHSYLSGYISLLLRAEPYPTSRFGSQCMQPNNIMGIENICELAARMLFSAVEWARNIPFFPDLQITDQVALLRLTWSELFVLNAAQCSMPLHVAPLLAAAGLHASPMSADRVVAFMDHIRIFQEQVEKLKALHVDSAEYSCLKAIVLFTSDACGLSDVAHVESLQEKSQCALEEYVRSQYPNQPTRFGKLLLRLPSLRTVSSSVIEQLFFVRLVGKTPIETLIRDMLLSGSSFNWPYMSIQ; translated from the exons ATGGCAATGGTAGTCGGTGCGTGGCGAGACCCCCAGGACGATGTGCCCGGAGCTCAGGGAACGCAGCCTTCGCAAGCCCCGCCGGTGCAGGGACCTCCGGCCGGGACCCCGCACACCCCACAGACCCCGGGGCCCGGGGGCCCTCCCAGTACGCCAGCCCAGACCAACCCGCCAAGCCAGCAGAACCAAGGagacaaacagcagcagcagcagcacattgAATGTGTGGTTTGTGGGGACAAGTCTAGTGGCAAACATTATGGCCAGTTTACCTGCGAGGGTTGCAAGAGTTTCTTCAAGCGGAGTGTAAGGAGGAATCTCAGCTACACTTGTCGTGCCAACAGGAACTGTCCCATTGACCAGCACCACCGCAATCAGTGTCAGTACTGCCGCCTCAAAAAATGCCTCAAAGTTGGCATGAGACGGGAAG CGGTccagaggggcagaatgccACCCACACAGCCAACTCATGGTCAGTTCGCCTTGACAAACGGGGACCCTCTCAACTGCCATTCCTACCTATCCGGATATATCTCCCTTCTTCTGAGAGCAGAGCCCTACCCCACCTCCCGCTTTGGCAGTCAGTGCATGCAACCCAACAACATCATGGGCATCGAGAACATTTGTGAACTGGCAGCTAGGATGCTCTTCAGTGCGGTGGAGTGGGCCAGGAATATCCCCTTCTTCCCAGACCTCCAGATCACAGACCAGGTGGCCCTCCTGAGGCTGACCTGGAGCGAGTTATTTGTCCTCAACGCTGCCCAGTGCTCCATGCCCCTCCACGTAGCTCCGCTCCTGGCAGCTGCCGGCCTCCACGCTTCGCCAATGTCTGCTGACCGAGTGGTCGCCTTTATGGACCACATACGAATCTTCCAAGAGCAAgtagaaaaactgaaagcattGCATGTCGACTCTGCAGAATATAGCTGTTTAAAGGCCATAGTCCTCTTCACCTCAG ATGCCTGTGGTCTCTCTGATGTAGCCCATGTTGAAAGTTTACAGGAGAAGTCACAGTGTGCTTTGGAAGAGTATGTTAGGAGCCAGTATCCCAACCAGCCAACACGATTCGGGAAGCTATTACTACGTCTCCCCTCCCTTCGCACTGTCTCCTCTTCTGTCATAGAGCAATTGTTTTTCGTCCGTTTGGTAGGTAAAACCCCTATAGAAACCCTAATCAGGGATATGTTACTGTCTGGCAGCAGTTTTAACTGGCCTTATATGTCCATTCAATAA